The following coding sequences lie in one Chelonia mydas isolate rCheMyd1 chromosome 6, rCheMyd1.pri.v2, whole genome shotgun sequence genomic window:
- the ACYP1 gene encoding acylphosphatase-1 isoform X1 — translation MQPQWGPAGSQSCPRGWGGRQRYPPGSLLIVAALFLYQACVTMAEGDSLISVDYEVFGKVQGVFFRKHTQAEGKKLGVVGWVQNTEDGTVQGQIQGPSVKVRQLQEWLRKTGSPKSHIDRAEFRNEKKIVALEYRNFSIVK, via the exons ATGCAGCCGCAGTGGGGCCCTGCGGGAAGCCAGTCTTGCCCGCGTGGGTGGGGAGGGCGGCAGCGGTATCCCCCTGGATCTCTGCTAATAGTCGCCGCTTTGTTTTTGTACCAGGCGTGCGTCACTATGGCTGAGGGCGACAGCCTCATCTCTGTGGACTATGAAGTCTTTGGGAAGGTCCAAGGAGTGTTCTTCCGCAAGCACACCCAG GCTGAGGGTAAGAAGCTGGGGGTGGTTGGCTGGGTCCAAAACACCGAAGATGGCACTGTGCAAGGACAAATCCAAGGTCCCAGTGTCAAGGTACGGCAGCTGCAGGAATGGCTAAGGAAGACAGGAAGCCCCAAATCCCACATCGATCGAGCAGAATTCCGCAATGAGAAGAAGATTGTTGCACTGGAGTACAGGAACTTCAGCATTGTGAAATAA
- the ACYP1 gene encoding acylphosphatase-1 isoform X2 yields the protein MAEGDSLISVDYEVFGKVQGVFFRKHTQAEGKKLGVVGWVQNTEDGTVQGQIQGPSVKVRQLQEWLRKTGSPKSHIDRAEFRNEKKIVALEYRNFSIVK from the exons ATGGCTGAGGGCGACAGCCTCATCTCTGTGGACTATGAAGTCTTTGGGAAGGTCCAAGGAGTGTTCTTCCGCAAGCACACCCAG GCTGAGGGTAAGAAGCTGGGGGTGGTTGGCTGGGTCCAAAACACCGAAGATGGCACTGTGCAAGGACAAATCCAAGGTCCCAGTGTCAAGGTACGGCAGCTGCAGGAATGGCTAAGGAAGACAGGAAGCCCCAAATCCCACATCGATCGAGCAGAATTCCGCAATGAGAAGAAGATTGTTGCACTGGAGTACAGGAACTTCAGCATTGTGAAATAA
- the ZC2HC1C gene encoding zinc finger C2HC domain-containing protein 1C — MAQLQLAVCPPLDSMVAAPSLPLTGQKRYHPKALGHQSRLEHLKNNFQQQLLRDKEEKLKDLCICKSRSYSCSLFSGSNQQDSGLEGFYSAGPHSRYLTSQTSTLPSKWAARRREGVDRSYPLKPVFHRKAESVPMVSTGPLRSSPPMTESPSNRSSSKKRGKLPAARAQPAVFPSPLAAEQPKQSATHPSRAELGYIQRLEAAGQSLEEEIRRKEALLREKLRRTEEELRRIQREKQQVEVEERKEREGLRMPERKAAGLSGGNIFRAIARPSEGDCDWEQSPEGAMPVPNNTHLPHVLGIERLKKGRLVASNSKIQEHMSLESMASCSKLIMKHSQGTPAAAPSEQDPAAELLHSQAPIGTEQGELGECGFCGRRFLHLRLEKHMYVCSKSQGSKRKVFDSSMARARGTELEQYQHWKGKNTTQNEPPKNNWRQKHESFIRTLRQAREMQHVISKGGKLSDLPPLPPVENPDYISCPHCNRRFAPKVAERHIPKCKTIKNRPPPPPQRRR; from the exons ATGGCTCAGCTGCAACTGGCTGTGTGTCCACCTTTGGATTCTATGGTGGCAGCTCCCAGTCTTCCATTGACAGGGCAGAAGAGATACCATCCTAAGGCCCTTGGGCACCAGTCCCGGCTAGAACACCTGAAGAACAacttccagcagcagctcctgcgtGACAAGGAGGAAAAACTGAAGGATCTTTGCATCTGCAAAAGCCGGAGTTATTCCTGCTCTCTCTTTTCTGGGAGCAACCAGCAAGACTCTGGACTTGAAGGCTTCTACTCTGCTGGACCCCACAGCAGGTATCTCACCAGCCAGACCAGTACTTTGCCCTCCAAGTGGGCAGCCAGGCGGAGAGAAGGGGTGGACCGGTCCTAccctctgaaaccagtctttcaCCGCAAGGCTGAGAGTGTTCCAATGGTCAGCACAGGTCCGCTCAGGAGCTCACCACCCATGACTGAATCTCCCAGCAACAGATCTAGCTCAAAGAAGAGAGGGAAGTTGCCAGCAGCCAGGGCCCAGCCAGCTGTATTCCCATCTCCTTTGGCAGCAGAGCAGCCTAAGCAGTCAGCCACCCATCCAAGCAGGGCAGAGTTGGGTTACATCCAAAGGCTGGAGGCAGCTGGGCAGAGCCTGGAGGAGGAGATCCGAAGGAAAGAGGCCCTCCTCAGGGAGAAGCTGAGGAGAACAGAGGAGGAGCTCAGGCGGAtccagagagagaagcagcaggtggaggtggaagagagaaaggagagagagggtcTGAGGATGCCAGAGAGGAAAGCGGCAGGGCTTTCTGGAGGGAACATTTTCCGGGCTATAGCCAGGCCCAGTGAGGGGGACTGTGATTGGGAGCAGTCTCCAGAGGGTGCCATGCCCGTGCCAAACAATACCCACCTTCCCCATGTGCTGGGCATAGAGAGACTCAAGAAGGGGCGGCTGGTGGCCAGCAACAGCAAAATTCAAGAGCACATGTCTTTGGAGAGCATGGCCTCCTGTTCAAAGTTGATCATGAAACACAGCCAGGGTACACCTGCAGCAGCCCCCTCAGAACAAGACCCTGCAGCAGAACTGTTGCATTCACAGGCTCCCATTGGCACGGAGCAGGGAGAGCTAGGAGAGTGTGGCTTCTGTGGGCGTAGGTTTCTCCACCTCCGGCTGGAGAAGCACATGTATGTTTGCAGCAAAAGCCAAGGCTCCAAGAGGAAAGTATTTGACTCAAGCATGGCCAGAGCCAGGGGAACTGAGCTGGAGCAATATCAGCACTGGAAGGGCAAAAACACCACCCAG AATGAGCCACCCAAGAACAACTGGAGACAAAAGCATGAGTCTTTCATCCGGACCCTCCGCCAGGCCCGTGAGATGCAGCATGTGATCTCCAAAGGGGGGAAGCTCTCAGACCTGCCACCACTGCCCCCTGTAGAGAACCCAGACTATatctcctgcccccactgcaacCGCCGCTTTGCACCCAAGGTGGCTGAGAGACATATTCCCAAATGCAAGACCATCAAGAACcgaccccccccaccaccacaaagGAGACGTTAA